The DNA sequence TTTAAATCTTCAACTTTACATGTAAAAGCATTGTCAACGGCATCAAAAAGTACTTTTTGATTGAAAATAAATTCGCCACTGATGATCTTTGTACCAAAAAAAGCAGGCTCTAATGGATTGTGCCCACCGATGCCATCAACAAAAGAACCGCCTAAAATCACCACATCTGCAATGGCGTAAAGATTAATGAGTTCTCCCATTTTGTCGCACAAGATAATATCTGAACCAAACACATCATGTTCGGACAACCTTGCATACGCTTTGTTCTCATTGAGCGCATAGGTTTTCAAAAGCTTATCCACTTTTTCAAATCGCTCAGGGTGCCTAGGACCAACAATCAGTTGATCATTGGTCTGCAATGCAAGGTGCGATAAAATTAATTCCTCTTCACCCTCATGGGTGCTGGCTAATACTATGACCCTTCTAGTATCCATTTTTGGATAGACATGTGTCACAGAATACTCGCTAAATGCCTTAATGTTACCACTCACCTGAACGCTCTTAGCACCAAGTGTTTTAAGTCTTTGCTCATCTTCAATGCTTTGCGCAAAGATGAGATCAACATGGCTAAAAATCCAATGGTACAGCCAACCAAAACGAAGATATGAGGCATACGAATTATCTGAAATGCGCGCGTTCAATAAAACGGTTTTTATACCCTTTGCTTTTGCAACAATAAAAAGGAGCGGCCAAAGTTCAGCCTCCATAACAATCAGTACTTTTTGTTTGCGTATCCAAAAAGGCAAAAAGATCTCAAAAGGCAGATAGCGAACCTCTGCTTGGGAATGTTTACTCGCCTCTTTAAATCCCGTTTGGGTAATCACACTAATGCGAACATCCAAAGGTGAAATCTTGTCGATAAAAGGACTTAACGAACGTACTTCGCCAAAAGAGCACGCATGAAACCAAATGCCACCATCAGTAAAGCTGGGATTATTTTTCAAAAAAAAGCGTGCGGGAATGGAATCTTTGTATTTAGGCTTGAAGCGAAGGTACATGAGATAAGGCAACGCTACAAAATAGAGTAACGTTGCCAAAAGAGAGTAAAAAAAGCTCAAAGCTTACGCCTTTACTTCCTCTATCTCTTTGTATAAAATACGACCACAGTGTGGACATGTCACGATGTCATCTTGTTTTAAAACACTGGCATAGGTTTTATCATTCATTCTCATGAAACAACCATAACATGCCTGTTTTTTAACAGGAACAACGGTTGAATTTTGCGCCCATTTTCTAATTTTTTGATAAAACGTTAAGATTTTTTGACTCATCCCAGAGACAAGTTCATCTTTCGCTTGGTAAACGTTTTTACGCTCTTCTTCAATCGCTTGGATTTGAGAATCAATCGATGCTTTAATCTCTTCTGCTTCTTTAACAGCGTCTGCAATCTTTTCTTGTAATGCAGCAATATTTGTTTGTTTGAGATCAATAATTTTATCTAAACGGTTGATTTCATCATTGGCAAAATCACACTGTTCTTTTGAAATTTCTTCTTCAAGTTGAAGCGCTTTAATCTCTTTGGCTGTTTTAACTAAAGAACTTTTTTTAGTAAGATCTTTTAGTTTTGCTGAAAGTTCTGCAAGATGTGCTTCATTTTTTGCTTTTTTGAGTTTTGCATCCGCGATATCCGCTTGGAAAGACTCTGCTTGGAGTTTTAAATCTCTCTCTTTGTCTAAAGAAAGTTTCAACATTTTCTCAACTTTGGCAATTCTAGGGCCAAAATCGTCGATCTCTTTGTCTAACTTGGAAAGCTCAATTAACTGTTCTAAATACTTATTCATATCTTGTGTGTCCTCTATTTATACTCAAACGGATTTTTAGAATTTGACATTATAGCCTTTAATGGCAAATTTTTCAAATAATTGCCTAAACACTCTGGGAAATAGCGCTCGGACTCAAAGTGACCTATGTCAATTAATGAGAGGTTATTTTCTTTTGCCTCCAAAGCTTGATGGTACTTTAGGTCTCCACTTAAAAAACAATCAGCCTCAATTTTAGAGATCAAATCGCCTCCTGATCCAGTGGTAATGGCACAACGTCCAATCCACTCTTTCGTTCTCACCAAACGCACGTTTTCAATGCCTAAAACACGCTTTACATGTAAAGCCAAATCATCGAAATTTTGGTTCACATCGAAGTAGCTTACAAACTCTCTGCTCTCTTTGATTTCAAAGCCAAGCTTAGAGGCGACATAAGCATTGAGATGCGAGAGATCAAAGTTCGTGTGCATCGCAATTAAACTAATATTTTTTTGCACCATCCTTTGAATCAAATTAGAAGGATATTTCGCAAAATTAAGCTGTTTAAGACCACTAAAAATCAGTGGATGATGCGTTATAATAAGCGAATGCGCTGCTACTTCTTCTAAAAGTGAGCTATCGACATCAAGGCTAAGGTAGATTTGCTCTACTTCATCGTCCTTGCTTCCGATCAACAGCCCACTATTATCCCAACTTGCCTGTGTGGCAAATGGGCTAAGGGTGTCTAAAAAGTCGTAGAGTGCGCCTAGCTTCATTAACCTACAACTTCTTTATACTTAACAGCACACCCTTTAGCGAGTTCACGAATTTTAAGGATGTAGTTTTGACGCTGCGTTACCGAAATGGCTTTTCGTGCATCAAGTACGTTGAATGTATGTGAAGCCATCAAACAGTAGTCATACGCTGGCAATGGTAAGTTTTCTTCCAAACAACGCTTGCATTCGACTTGCGCGTTTTCAAAGTGTTCAAAAAGCATCGCGACATTGGCGATCTCAAAGTTGTATTTACTAAACTCATACTCACTTTGTTTGTGTACATCACCGTACGTTGTGACACCAAATTGGTTCTCATTCCATACAAGATCGAACACAGACTCTTTCTCTTGCAAATACATCGCGAGGCGTTCTACACCATAGGTAATTTCAACCGAAACAGGGTTACACGCAATACCACCTACTTGTTGGAAATAGGTAAATTGAGTCACTTCCATACCATCCAACCACACTTCCCAGCCAAGTCCCCATGCGCCAAGCGTTGGCGATTCCCAGTTGTCTTCCACAAAGCGAATGTCGTGTTTTTTGATGTCAAGCCCAAGCATTTCAAGACTTTTGAGGTAAAGCTCTTGAATGTTGTCAGGACTTGGTTTAATGAGCACTTGGAACTGATAATAACTGCCCAAACGGTTTGGGTTCTCACCATATCTTCCATCGGTTGGTCTGCGACTTGGTGCGACATACGCTGTTGCCCAAGGCTTTGAGCTCAAGCTTCTTAAAAACGTTGCATTATGAAAGGTTCCAGCCCCTGCTGGCATATCGTAAGGTTGAACAATTGTACAGCCTTGATCTTGCCAAAAAGTTTGGAGGTTTAAAAGCATTTGACTAAAGGTTAACACTATCTTTTCCTTTTACATGTAAAGATTATTTGGTTGGAGGGGTATAACTCTCCACCGCTTTATTCCACATCATTTTATATTTTCGCTTGGTAAATTCCAGTTCATCTTGCAATAGTGCAAGTTGCTTGGTCAATGTTTCCATTGTTTTACGATCTTCTTCGTAAAGCTCTTGCATTGAAAAAAGAGCCTCTTTTAAAAAACGATTTTCACTTTTTAGCGCATCGAGGGTCTCTTCTTTGGCATCTAAGACTTTTTCATGCAAACTGAGTATGGCGCCAACCGTTTTTTCCACAAACTCTGAGCTCATTGAGATGGAAGATCCATCATAAGCGTCATCAAGGACAATCCCTTTGGTAGCAGGAATAAGTGCATGAGCACTTCGGCTTACTTCAACAAAACATTGCCCATCTTCCTCTTTTGCTATCAGCTTGCCCTCTTCGATCAATGATTGAATGGCAGAAATATCCAAATTGACTAATTTACTAAACTCTTCAATCTCTAACCAACTGTTCATTGTTTTACCTTACTTATAGAATGATTTCAATACCCATAGAATCCGTTTCGACTTTTTTTGCTTTCAAAATACGATCTTCTTTGAGTTTTGCACTCAATTCTTCATCGCCGATTGCAAGAATTTGCATCGCTAAATACGCACTGTTAACCGCGCCTGCTGCACCAATAGCCACAGTACCTACGGGCATACCTCCTGGCATTTGAACTGTACTTAAAAGTGCGTCCATTCCTTCCATAACGCCACCTTTCATCGGAACACCAATAACAGGTTTCGTGGTAAGTGAAGCTACCACACCGGCTAAATGTGCCGCCATACCCGCTGCACAAATAAAGACTTTAGCCCCTTTGGCTTCAGCACTTTTAACATACTGATGGGTTCGCTCAGGACTTCTATGCGCAGATGAGACGATGATCTCATGCATCACGCCAAATTTCTCTAACGTCTTTGCGCACTCTTCCATAACAGTATAATCACTTTTACTTCCCATTATAATAGAAACAAACTTCACGCTCTATCCTTTTATCTTTGCTCTTAAAAATGTAAATCCAGGCACGATTGCTGGTAGCACAATCGCATTGGTATTTCCGCTGTGTATCTCATCAAATACTTTGCCCATTGGCGTTTGTAGTTTTTTGAAACACACTTTCCACGAACCCTCTTCTTTAAAAATCGTACCAATTTCATTATCAACAGCCTCAATCTTTGCAACTGAGGGCATAATCAATTCATAGTTTACATGTAAAGATAAAACGTCTTTACAAAGGCAGTTCGAGCCATCTTCACTCACTTGCGCAATCACTTGGTGTGTGCCTTCGCTAATCGAGTGCGCGAGGTTTTGTGTATCATTTTTTTCATAAGGGCGATTGACCAAATAGCCATCACTAAACCCTCTATTTTTAGTTGTGTCTAGTTCAGCGGTATATTTACTCGCATCAAACTGATTGGCATAATAATCATCAATCGCTTGACGATATGTTTTGGTGGTAATTCCCACATAATAAGAACTCTTCGTTCGTCCTTCAATCTTGAGTGAATCAATGACACCCGAATCCAGTATCTCTTTCACGTGAGCACTCAAGTTGAGATCTTTCGCATTCATAATATGCGTCCCCTCTTCGCCCTCTTCCAAACGAAAGAGCGTCCCACTCTCTTCATTATGGGCATAAAGCGTATAAGGAAAGCGACAGTCATTCGCACAGCTCCCACGGTTTGAAACACGTCCGCTTTGAACAGAACTAATCAAACAACGACCGCTGTAGGCAAAACACATCGAACCATGCACAAAAACTTCAAGCTCTAGCTTTGGTAATCGCGCTTTAATTTGCTCAAGATCTTTCAGGCTTACTTCGCGTGCTGCAATAATACGCTTCACACCCATATCATAATAGACTTCAGCATCAAGATAATTCAACACATTCGCTTGCGTGGAAAGATGCACAGGAATGTGTGGTGCAATCTTTTGCGCTAACTTTATAACGCCTGGCGCTGCTACAATAAACGCGTCAGGGTTCATTGCCGCTACACGCTCAATATGTTTTTCTAAAAGCGAAATTTGTGCGTTAAAAGGAAAACCATTGATGGTAACATAGAGCTTTTTGCCCATGGCGTGGGTATAGTTGATCGCTTCTTCAAAACTTTCATACGTAAACTCTTTGCCTGAACGTATGCGAAGAGAGAAGTGACTCACCCCCGCATACACGGCATCTGCGCCATAAGCAAGCGCGATTTTTAACTTTTCAAAATTTCCAGCAGGAGAAAGCAGTTCGACGTTTGACACCTATTTCTTTCCTAAACTAGCAATCAATGCTTCAATATCTTCACTGCTAACAACATCTTCTGTTGTTTCATCACCATGAATATGTACAGCTGAACTTACACGTTTAGAGTCGTCTTTAGAGCCTTCAAACAATGCGCTCATGTATTTTGAAAGGGCACGCATAACATTAATAACGCGTTCGATTTTTTGGCGATGAATATCTTGGTATTGCATAATGTCCATCGTCATCATGATCTCATCTTCCGCCATTTGGGCATTCATTAAAAGATCTTCAACACGATCCTTCATCCCTTTGTTGTCATCAAGCGCTTTTTGAAACTGATCAATTTTAGGAAATTTTGTGACTAAAGTCTCAAAAAGAGTAATGTTTGACTCAATGAGTTTAATAACCTCTTTAGCATTCTCTTCAGCACTCATCATAAAGTTATTCACAGTTTCAAGCTTATCAAACACTTGCGTTGCTTTGATCTCAGAATCTTTGGTAACATCATCAAGCTGATGCACCATTTTATGATCATCTGTTGGTGGCGGTGGCGGCCAAGACATTGTCGATGATGGTCTATACTCATGCATCAATTGAGTAGCAGCTTTATCTTTTTCCTCTTCTAAAGCTTCACTCTCTGTTTGTTCTTCAAAATCTGCACTCTCTTCAAGCGCCGCTTCTGTTGGAGCGGCATCGTCCATATCATCTAAATCGCCCGCCATCAAAGCATCAAGTTCTTCTTGCGTCATAAGCTTTCTCCTCAAAATGACAAATTATGGTCTATTATAGTGAACTTTTTATATAATTTAACTTTAAGACCCTGATTGAAGGACACCTATTATGATCATTGATTTACATAACCATACTATTTTATGCAACCATGCGGAGGGGAGTATTGAGGAGTATATTCAAAGTGCTATTGCTAAAAAAATAGATATTTTTGGCTTTTCTGACCATGCGCCAATGAACTTCGATGAAGCGTATCGTATGAGCTTTTCAGAAATGGATACATACGAAAAAGATGTTTTACATGTAAAAGAAAAATACAAAGATCAAATCAAAATATTACTTGCCTATGAAGTGGATTTTTTAAGAGGGTATATCGATGAGAGGGTCCTTAAACGCAATGTTGATTATTTTATAGGTTCTGTACATTACCTAGGTTCTTGGGGCTTTGATAATCCCGAATTTATAGGTGAATACCGCACTAAAAATATCGACGAAGTATGGGAGCATTATTTTGAAGCGATCGGCGCGATGGCAAAAAGCGGGCTTTTTGATATCGTAGGACATTTAGACCTCATAAAGGTTTTTAATTTTCTGCCTAAAAAAGATGTAAGGCTGATCGCAAAAGAAGCCATTAAAGCCATCAAAAAAGCCAATATGTCCATAGAACTCAACGCTGCAGGCTTTCGTAAACCTGTGGGAGAGCAGTATCCAAGCAATCCTTTGATGGAACTTATTAGCGAGCATGATATCCCTATTACGTTTGGTTCCGACGCACATGCTCTAAGCCATATTGGCTACCAGCAAGAGGAACTTCGAGAGATTGCAAAAGCGTATGGGTATAAAAAATGTGCAACTTTTGAAAGTCGAGATCGAATATTGGTTAATTTTTAAGCACCTTTTGCAATGTTATTTTCAGTTCAATCTGATAAAATTACTAAAATTTAAAATTTAGGAGTTACAACATGGGTAAATTCGTTAACAGTGTTGAAGAATTTTTCAAATACTGTGCTGACAATGAAGTTGAATTTGTTGATTTTCGTTTCACTGACATGAAAGGAACATGGCATCACCTTACATATACTATGGAAGCGATTAGTCCAGAGTCTTTCACCAATGGTATTCCTTTTGATGGTTCATCAATCGATGCTTGGCAGCCAATCAACAAATCTGACATGCTTTTAAAGCCAGAAGCTGAGAGCGCATTTTTAGATCCATTTACAGCTGATTCAACCATTGTTGTATTCTGTGATGTTTTTGACATTTACAAAGGTGAATTGTATGAGAAATGTCCAAGAAGTATCGCTAAAAAAACATTGAAGTACCTTGCTGAAACAGGTCTTGGTGATGTTGCATACTTTGGACCAGAAAATGAATTTTTCGTATTTGACGATGTAAAAATTAGAGATGAAATTAACTGTTCATACTACGAAGTAGACTCTGAAGAAGGTGCTTGGAATAGCGCTAAAAATTATACTGATGGCTACAACACAGGTCACCGACCAGGCACAAAAGGTGGTTACTTCCCAGTTCAGCCAATCGATTCTATGGTAGATTTACGTGCTGAAATGGTACAAACTCTTAAACAAATTGGTCTTGAAGTATTCGTTGTTCACCACGAAGTTGCTCAAGCACAAGGCGAAATCGGTGTTAAATTTGGAACATTGATTGAAGCAGCTGACAACGTACAAAAATATAAATACGTTGTAAAAATGGTAGCTCACCTCAATGGAAAAACAGCTACATTTATGCCAAAACCACTTTACGGTGACAATGGTAACGGTATGCACGTTCACCAATCAATCTGGAAAGATGGCAAAAACATGTTCTATAAGGCTGGCGAATACGCAAACCTTAGTGATATGGCTAGATGGTATATCGGTGGTATCTTGAAACACGCAAGAAGTGTTGCGGCGTTTACAAACCCATCAACTAACTCTTATAAACGTTTGATCCCAGGATTTGAAGCGCCTTCAATCCTTACTTACTCTATGCAAAACCGTTCAGCTTCATGCCGTATTCCATACGGTGCGGGTGAGAAATCAGTTCGTGTTGAGATGCGTTTCCCAGATTCAACTTCATGCCCATACCTTGCGTTTGCTTCTATGCTTCTTGCAGGAATTGATGGTATTAAAACAAAAGCTGAGCCTGTTGGTCCAATGGACGAAGACTTATTTGAACTTACACTCGATGAAATTAGAGAAAAAGGTATCAACCAAATGCCTCATACATTAAGAGGTTCACTTGAAGCGTTAATCCGTGACAATGACTATCTTAAACCTGTTATGACTCCAGAATTTTTGGATACATACCAACACTACAAATTTGAAACTCAAGTTTGGCCAGATGAGGCAAGACCTACTGCATTTGAATTTAAAACAATGTTCTCTTGCTAGTCGTTTTTTTATTTTGACACGCTTTTGGGGCAAAGCCCCAAAAGCTACGCTGCGCTATGCACTGAAGCTTGCCTCTGCGAGGCAGAATTGACTTGATCTTCCATCTTCATTTTTTTCACACTTCCCCAAGTAAAGATTGAAAAACTACGTTGCACTTGGCGGCTAAAGCTGCCCCTTACGAGCAAACTTGTTTTAGCTGCTAAAACATCAAACCACCATCGTCTTTAAGTTGTTTTGTATTTGTTTTAGGAAATGGCGATACATCGGTAAAATACTCTGTTGATCCATCGATTTTACGAGAGCCTACACCTTCTGGCATTTTAAACTCACGTGTTGTTTCCGGGTGAAGCTCTACATACTTGGTCATAAAGTATTTAAACGCAGGAGCTGCCGATTTTCCACCGGTTTCGCCTTTTTTAAGCGGTGTATTATTGTCGTTTCCATACCAAGTGAGCACCTCTATGTCAGGAGAAAAGCCACAAAACCAGACATCCACACTGCTGTTGGTTGTTCCTGTTTTTCCAGCAATTTCTATGCCCGAAACTTGAGCATTTTTACCCGTACCTCGTTTGACAACCTCTTTCATCATATCTATCATCAAATAGCTCTGTTTAGGTGATGTGATCGTCTGTGTTTTGGTTTCATAGACTTTTTCAACGCCTTGGCGGTTAATCACTTTTTTAACCAGTACTGGCTCAACACGTACACCGTAATTTGGGAACATTGAGTAAAAACTACTGTATTCTAGCGGTGAAATACCAAAACTTCCAAGTGCCAATGAAAGATCCATCGATAAGCCCTTGAAACCATCTTTTTTGAGCTCTTTATAGACACTATCAAGCCCTAAAAGAGATAACAAGTTAATCGTCGCCAAGTTACGTGAATGTACCAACGCCTCTTTGAGGGTAATAAGGCCTTCAAAATTACTTTCATAGTTCTTTGGTGTCCATGTTTCATCGGTTTCACTGTTGACGTAAGTACGTGAAATATCAGGGATTTCAGACAGTGGAGAGTATCCCCAATCTAAAGCTTTTTGGTACACAAAAGGCTTAAAGCTTGAACCTGGTTGGCGTTTACTTTGCGTTGCACGGTTAAAACTGCTCTTTGCATAATCAAGACCTCCGACCAGCGCTAAAATATTACCTGTGCTATTTTCCATAACCACCATAGCACCATTGAGCTCAGACGCATTCACATCTTTCCCAAGTCGTGACACCATGCCGTTGTAACCCACTTTTAGGGATTCATGTGCAAGTTGTTGTAATTTCAAATCAATACTCAAATAAATCTGAAAGCCACCTTTTTTAATATCGCCATATTCTGTACTCAAGCTTTTAATGACTTCATCGGTGACATAAGGTGCACGATTGCGTGTTAATGTCTCATCGAAAACCATAGGATGCTCTAATGTTGCCTTAGTGTATTCGTTCTCACTAATCCAGCCTAATGTGTACATACGACTAACCACTTGATTGGCTCTGCTTAAAGAGAGATCCATGTGTTTGGTTGGATCATACGAACTAGGCGCTTTTGGAAGTCCCACAAGTATAGCGATCTCTTTTAATGTCAGCGCATCAAGCGTTTTGTTGAAATACCCATGTGCCGCGGTTTTAACACCATAATAGCCATGCCCAAAGTAAACATGGTTAAAGTAACGCTCCAAAATCTGCTCTTTGGTTAAAGACGATTCTACCGTATAGGCTAAGATAGCTTCATTGAGTTTACGTGTTAATGTTTTTTGGCGTGTTAAAACGGTATTTTTAATAAGCTGTTGTGTAATAGTACTCGCACCCTCAACCATTTTCATCGCATGAATGTCTTTGACTAAAGCTCTAAAAATTGCTTCAAGGTTAATACCGCTGTGCTCAAAAAAGGAGGTATCTTCCGTTGCAACAAGCGCTTCGATCAAACGTGGAGGGAGGTCTTTAAAATCGACATACAACCTATTCTCTTCGTCAAAAAGATTCGCGATCAATTCACCATTGCGGTCATAAATTTGTGTGGTTAATTTAGGGGTATAATCAATAATCTTATAGGCATCGAAACGAATTTGTGCGTATAAAAAGATAATTGCCATCAATACTGCAAATCCAAGCATTGCTAAAATAGTCATAATATATTTCACGTTCTAAAACTCCTTTGTCTAAATCCAGACTCCAATAATTGCTTCGTATAAGCCTCTTTGGGGTCATGCAAAATATTTTTGGTTAAACCGTACTCAACGATTTTCCCGTTTTTAATAATCCCCACTTCATTGCATAAATGCTCAATCGTTCCAATATCGTGCGTTACAAAAAGTAGATCAAATCCGCACGTCTGATGAAGCAAGGAAATCAACTCCAACACCGTTGTTTTGCTCTCCTCGTCCAGTGCTGTTGTGGGTTCATCCAGTAACAGCAATTGTGGCTCAACGCTTAGAGCCATCGCAATGATAAGCCGTTGTAACTGCCCACCGCTTAACTCTGAGGGAAAACGATTTAAAAAATCGACATCTAAACCTACCATACGCAAATACTTTTCTGCTTGCTCGCGCGATGCCATAAACTGCTTCTCAATCTTCGTCAAAGGCGAGAGAGCCGTAAAAGGATTTTGAGGCACAAACGCGATGCTTTTCCCACGCTTTAACGCATAAGATGCATCATACTCTAAAAGGGACTCCAACTCTTGTGGTAACATCCCTAAAAGTGCTTTAAGCGTCAAACTTTTTCCACTGCCACTCTCACCAATCAGGGCAAACGACCTCTCAAAAGAAAACTGCACATCTAGCAGTGTTTTTGCCTTACTTTTGATGAGAAGTTGTTTACATGTAAAGCTCAAAAGCTCCCCTTTTGGATAAGAGAGCACACTGTTTTTAACGACTCAACG is a window from the Sulfurospirillum oryzae genome containing:
- a CDS encoding histidinol-phosphatase; the encoded protein is MIIDLHNHTILCNHAEGSIEEYIQSAIAKKIDIFGFSDHAPMNFDEAYRMSFSEMDTYEKDVLHVKEKYKDQIKILLAYEVDFLRGYIDERVLKRNVDYFIGSVHYLGSWGFDNPEFIGEYRTKNIDEVWEHYFEAIGAMAKSGLFDIVGHLDLIKVFNFLPKKDVRLIAKEAIKAIKKANMSIELNAAGFRKPVGEQYPSNPLMELISEHDIPITFGSDAHALSHIGYQQEELREIAKAYGYKKCATFESRDRILVNF
- a CDS encoding zinc ribbon domain-containing protein, giving the protein MNKYLEQLIELSKLDKEIDDFGPRIAKVEKMLKLSLDKERDLKLQAESFQADIADAKLKKAKNEAHLAELSAKLKDLTKKSSLVKTAKEIKALQLEEEISKEQCDFANDEINRLDKIIDLKQTNIAALQEKIADAVKEAEEIKASIDSQIQAIEEERKNVYQAKDELVSGMSQKILTFYQKIRKWAQNSTVVPVKKQACYGCFMRMNDKTYASVLKQDDIVTCPHCGRILYKEIEEVKA
- a CDS encoding Nif3-like dinuclear metal center hexameric protein; protein product: MKLGALYDFLDTLSPFATQASWDNSGLLIGSKDDEVEQIYLSLDVDSSLLEEVAAHSLIITHHPLIFSGLKQLNFAKYPSNLIQRMVQKNISLIAMHTNFDLSHLNAYVASKLGFEIKESREFVSYFDVNQNFDDLALHVKRVLGIENVRLVRTKEWIGRCAITTGSGGDLISKIEADCFLSGDLKYHQALEAKENNLSLIDIGHFESERYFPECLGNYLKNLPLKAIMSNSKNPFEYK
- the waaA gene encoding lipid IV(A) 3-deoxy-D-manno-octulosonic acid transferase; translated protein: MSFFYSLLATLLYFVALPYLMYLRFKPKYKDSIPARFFLKNNPSFTDGGIWFHACSFGEVRSLSPFIDKISPLDVRISVITQTGFKEASKHSQAEVRYLPFEIFLPFWIRKQKVLIVMEAELWPLLFIVAKAKGIKTVLLNARISDNSYASYLRFGWLYHWIFSHVDLIFAQSIEDEQRLKTLGAKSVQVSGNIKAFSEYSVTHVYPKMDTRRVIVLASTHEGEEELILSHLALQTNDQLIVGPRHPERFEKVDKLLKTYALNENKAYARLSEHDVFGSDIILCDKMGELINLYAIADVVILGGSFVDGIGGHNPLEPAFFGTKIISGEFIFNQKVLFDAVDNAFTCKVEDLKNVFDSIDTYPKSTIVHRGDFEPLLEQILGNKNGKSL
- a CDS encoding chemotaxis protein; translation: MTQEELDALMAGDLDDMDDAAPTEAALEESADFEEQTESEALEEEKDKAATQLMHEYRPSSTMSWPPPPPTDDHKMVHQLDDVTKDSEIKATQVFDKLETVNNFMMSAEENAKEVIKLIESNITLFETLVTKFPKIDQFQKALDDNKGMKDRVEDLLMNAQMAEDEIMMTMDIMQYQDIHRQKIERVINVMRALSKYMSALFEGSKDDSKRVSSAVHIHGDETTEDVVSSEDIEALIASLGKK
- a CDS encoding transglycosylase domain-containing protein → MKYIMTILAMLGFAVLMAIIFLYAQIRFDAYKIIDYTPKLTTQIYDRNGELIANLFDEENRLYVDFKDLPPRLIEALVATEDTSFFEHSGINLEAIFRALVKDIHAMKMVEGASTITQQLIKNTVLTRQKTLTRKLNEAILAYTVESSLTKEQILERYFNHVYFGHGYYGVKTAAHGYFNKTLDALTLKEIAILVGLPKAPSSYDPTKHMDLSLSRANQVVSRMYTLGWISENEYTKATLEHPMVFDETLTRNRAPYVTDEVIKSLSTEYGDIKKGGFQIYLSIDLKLQQLAHESLKVGYNGMVSRLGKDVNASELNGAMVVMENSTGNILALVGGLDYAKSSFNRATQSKRQPGSSFKPFVYQKALDWGYSPLSEIPDISRTYVNSETDETWTPKNYESNFEGLITLKEALVHSRNLATINLLSLLGLDSVYKELKKDGFKGLSMDLSLALGSFGISPLEYSSFYSMFPNYGVRVEPVLVKKVINRQGVEKVYETKTQTITSPKQSYLMIDMMKEVVKRGTGKNAQVSGIEIAGKTGTTNSSVDVWFCGFSPDIEVLTWYGNDNNTPLKKGETGGKSAAPAFKYFMTKYVELHPETTREFKMPEGVGSRKIDGSTEYFTDVSPFPKTNTKQLKDDGGLMF
- the glyQ gene encoding glycine--tRNA ligase subunit alpha, with amino-acid sequence MLTFSQMLLNLQTFWQDQGCTIVQPYDMPAGAGTFHNATFLRSLSSKPWATAYVAPSRRPTDGRYGENPNRLGSYYQFQVLIKPSPDNIQELYLKSLEMLGLDIKKHDIRFVEDNWESPTLGAWGLGWEVWLDGMEVTQFTYFQQVGGIACNPVSVEITYGVERLAMYLQEKESVFDLVWNENQFGVTTYGDVHKQSEYEFSKYNFEIANVAMLFEHFENAQVECKRCLEENLPLPAYDYCLMASHTFNVLDARKAISVTQRQNYILKIRELAKGCAVKYKEVVG
- a CDS encoding DUF3972 domain-containing protein; translated protein: MNSWLEIEEFSKLVNLDISAIQSLIEEGKLIAKEEDGQCFVEVSRSAHALIPATKGIVLDDAYDGSSISMSSEFVEKTVGAILSLHEKVLDAKEETLDALKSENRFLKEALFSMQELYEEDRKTMETLTKQLALLQDELEFTKRKYKMMWNKAVESYTPPTK
- the purE gene encoding 5-(carboxyamino)imidazole ribonucleotide mutase, with amino-acid sequence MKFVSIIMGSKSDYTVMEECAKTLEKFGVMHEIIVSSAHRSPERTHQYVKSAEAKGAKVFICAAGMAAHLAGVVASLTTKPVIGVPMKGGVMEGMDALLSTVQMPGGMPVGTVAIGAAGAVNSAYLAMQILAIGDEELSAKLKEDRILKAKKVETDSMGIEIIL
- a CDS encoding peptidase U32 family protein codes for the protein MSNVELLSPAGNFEKLKIALAYGADAVYAGVSHFSLRIRSGKEFTYESFEEAINYTHAMGKKLYVTINGFPFNAQISLLEKHIERVAAMNPDAFIVAAPGVIKLAQKIAPHIPVHLSTQANVLNYLDAEVYYDMGVKRIIAAREVSLKDLEQIKARLPKLELEVFVHGSMCFAYSGRCLISSVQSGRVSNRGSCANDCRFPYTLYAHNEESGTLFRLEEGEEGTHIMNAKDLNLSAHVKEILDSGVIDSLKIEGRTKSSYYVGITTKTYRQAIDDYYANQFDASKYTAELDTTKNRGFSDGYLVNRPYEKNDTQNLAHSISEGTHQVIAQVSEDGSNCLCKDVLSLHVNYELIMPSVAKIEAVDNEIGTIFKEEGSWKVCFKKLQTPMGKVFDEIHSGNTNAIVLPAIVPGFTFLRAKIKG
- the glnA gene encoding type I glutamate--ammonia ligase; this translates as MGKFVNSVEEFFKYCADNEVEFVDFRFTDMKGTWHHLTYTMEAISPESFTNGIPFDGSSIDAWQPINKSDMLLKPEAESAFLDPFTADSTIVVFCDVFDIYKGELYEKCPRSIAKKTLKYLAETGLGDVAYFGPENEFFVFDDVKIRDEINCSYYEVDSEEGAWNSAKNYTDGYNTGHRPGTKGGYFPVQPIDSMVDLRAEMVQTLKQIGLEVFVVHHEVAQAQGEIGVKFGTLIEAADNVQKYKYVVKMVAHLNGKTATFMPKPLYGDNGNGMHVHQSIWKDGKNMFYKAGEYANLSDMARWYIGGILKHARSVAAFTNPSTNSYKRLIPGFEAPSILTYSMQNRSASCRIPYGAGEKSVRVEMRFPDSTSCPYLAFASMLLAGIDGIKTKAEPVGPMDEDLFELTLDEIREKGINQMPHTLRGSLEALIRDNDYLKPVMTPEFLDTYQHYKFETQVWPDEARPTAFEFKTMFSC